From the genome of Zalophus californianus isolate mZalCal1 chromosome 6, mZalCal1.pri.v2, whole genome shotgun sequence, one region includes:
- the TOX4 gene encoding TOX high mobility group box family member 4 isoform X1 — MEFPGGNDNYLTITGPSHPFLSGAETFHTPSLGDEEFEIPPISLDSDPSLAVSDVVGHFDDLADPSSSQDGSFSAQYGVQTLDMPVGMTHGLMEQGGGLLSGGLTMDLDHSIGTQYSANPPVTIDVPMTDMTSGLMGHSQLTTIDQSELSSQLGLSLGGGTILPPAQSPEDRLSTTPSPTSSLHEDGVEDFRRQLPSQKTVVVEAGKKQKAPKKRKKKDPNEPQKPVSAYALFFRDTQAAIKGQNPNATFGEVSKIVASMWDSLGEEQKQVYKRKTEAAKKEYLKALAAYKDNQECQATVETVELDPVPPSQTPSPPPMATVDPASPAPASTEPPALSPSIVVNSTLSSYVANQASSGAGGQPNITKLIITKQMLPSSITMSQGGMVTVIPATVVTSRGIQLGQTSTATIQPSQQAQIVTRSVLQAAAAAAASMQLPPPRLQPPPLQQMPQPPTQQQVTILQQPPPLQAMQQPPPQKVRINLQQQPPPLQIKIVPPPTLKMQTPLVPPAVESSPERPVNNSPEAHTVEETSPETICEMITDVVPEVESPSQMDVELVSGSPVTLSPQPRCVRSGCENPPVVSKDWDNEYCSNECVVKHCRDVFLAWVASRNSNTVVFVK; from the exons ATGGAG tttCCCGGAGGAAATGACAATTACCTGACGATCACAGGGCCCTCGCACCCCTTCCTGTCAGGGGCCGAG ACATTCCATACACCAAGCTTGGGAGATGAGGAATTTGAAATCCCACCTATTTCCTTGGATTCTGATCCCTCACTGGCTGTCTCAGATGTGGTTGGCCACTTTGATGACCTGGCAGACCCCTCCTCCTCTCAGGATGGCAGCTTTTCAGCCCAATATGGGGTCCAGACATTGGACATGCCTGTGGGCATGACCCATGGCTTGATGGAGCAGGGCGGGGGGCTCCTGAGTGGGGGCTTGACCATG gACTTGGACCATTCTATAGGAACTCAGTATAGTGCCAACCCACCTGTTACAATTGATGTACCAATGACAGACATGACATCTGGCTTGATGGGGCATAGCCAGTTGACCACCATTGATCAGTCAGAACTGAGTTCTCAACTTGGTTTGAGCTTAGGGGGTGGCACCATCCTGCCACCTGCCCAGTCACCTGAGGATCGTCTTTCAACCACCCCTTCACCTACTAGTTCACTTCATGAGGATGGTGTTGAGGATTTCCGGAGG CAACTTCCCAGCCAGAAGACAGTTGTGGTGGAAGCAGGAAAAAAGCAGAAGgccccaaagaagagaaaaaagaaagatcctaATGAACCTCAGAAGCCAGTTTCAGCATATGCTTTATTCTTTCGTGATACACAGGCTGCCATTAAGGGACAGAATCCCAATGCCACTTTTGGGGAGGTTTCAAAAATTGTGGCCTCCATGTGGGATAGTCTTGGAGAGGAGCAaaaacag GTGTACAAGAGGAAAACTGAAGCTGCCAAGAAAGAGTATCTGAAGGCTCTGGCTGCATATAAAGACAATCAAGAGTGTCAG gccactgtggaaacagtagaATTGGATCCAGTGCCACCATCACAGACTCCTTCTCCACCTCCTATGGCTACTGTTGACCCAGCATCTCCAGCACCAGCCTCAACAGAACCCCCTGCCTTGTCCCCTTCCATTGTTGTTAACTCCACTCTTTCCTCCTATGTGGCAAACCAGGCATCttctggggctgggggtcagCCCAATATCACCAAGTTGATTATTACCAAACAGATGTTGCCCTCTTCTATTACTATGTCTCAAGGAGGGATGGTTACCGTTATCCCAGCCACAGTGGTGACCTCCCGGGGGATCCAACTAGGCCAAACCAGTACAGCCACTATCCAGCCCAGTCAACAAGCCCAAATTGTCACTCGCTCAGTGTTgcaggcagcagcagcagctgctgcTTCTATGCAACTGCCTCCACCCCGACTACAACCCCCTCCACTGCAACAGATGCCTCAGCCCCCCACTCAGCAGCAAGTGACCATTCTGCAGCAGCCTCCCCCACTGCAGGCCATGCAACAGCCTCCACCTCAGAAAGTTCGAATCAATTTACAGCAACAGCCACCACCTCTGCAGATCAAGATTGTGCCTCCACCCACTCTGAAAATGCAGACACCTTTAGTCCCACCAGCTGTGGAAAGTAGTCCTGAGCGGCCTGTGAACAACAGCCCCGAGGCCCACACAGTGGAGGAAACCTCTCCTGAGACAATCTGTGAGATGATCACAGATGTAGTTCCTGAG GTTGAGTCTCCTTCTCAAATGGATGTTGAACTGGTGAGTGGGTCTCCTGTGACACTCTCACCCCAGCCTCGATGTGTGAGATCCGGTTGTGAGAACCCTCCTGTTGTGAGTAAGGACTGGGACAATGAGTACTGCAGCAATGAATGTGTGGTGAAGCACTGCAG GGATGTCTTCTTGGCCTGGGTGGCCTCTAGAAATTCAAACACTGTGGTGTTTGTGAAGTAG
- the TOX4 gene encoding TOX high mobility group box family member 4 isoform X2 — METFHTPSLGDEEFEIPPISLDSDPSLAVSDVVGHFDDLADPSSSQDGSFSAQYGVQTLDMPVGMTHGLMEQGGGLLSGGLTMDLDHSIGTQYSANPPVTIDVPMTDMTSGLMGHSQLTTIDQSELSSQLGLSLGGGTILPPAQSPEDRLSTTPSPTSSLHEDGVEDFRRQLPSQKTVVVEAGKKQKAPKKRKKKDPNEPQKPVSAYALFFRDTQAAIKGQNPNATFGEVSKIVASMWDSLGEEQKQVYKRKTEAAKKEYLKALAAYKDNQECQATVETVELDPVPPSQTPSPPPMATVDPASPAPASTEPPALSPSIVVNSTLSSYVANQASSGAGGQPNITKLIITKQMLPSSITMSQGGMVTVIPATVVTSRGIQLGQTSTATIQPSQQAQIVTRSVLQAAAAAAASMQLPPPRLQPPPLQQMPQPPTQQQVTILQQPPPLQAMQQPPPQKVRINLQQQPPPLQIKIVPPPTLKMQTPLVPPAVESSPERPVNNSPEAHTVEETSPETICEMITDVVPEVESPSQMDVELVSGSPVTLSPQPRCVRSGCENPPVVSKDWDNEYCSNECVVKHCRDVFLAWVASRNSNTVVFVK; from the exons ATGGAG ACATTCCATACACCAAGCTTGGGAGATGAGGAATTTGAAATCCCACCTATTTCCTTGGATTCTGATCCCTCACTGGCTGTCTCAGATGTGGTTGGCCACTTTGATGACCTGGCAGACCCCTCCTCCTCTCAGGATGGCAGCTTTTCAGCCCAATATGGGGTCCAGACATTGGACATGCCTGTGGGCATGACCCATGGCTTGATGGAGCAGGGCGGGGGGCTCCTGAGTGGGGGCTTGACCATG gACTTGGACCATTCTATAGGAACTCAGTATAGTGCCAACCCACCTGTTACAATTGATGTACCAATGACAGACATGACATCTGGCTTGATGGGGCATAGCCAGTTGACCACCATTGATCAGTCAGAACTGAGTTCTCAACTTGGTTTGAGCTTAGGGGGTGGCACCATCCTGCCACCTGCCCAGTCACCTGAGGATCGTCTTTCAACCACCCCTTCACCTACTAGTTCACTTCATGAGGATGGTGTTGAGGATTTCCGGAGG CAACTTCCCAGCCAGAAGACAGTTGTGGTGGAAGCAGGAAAAAAGCAGAAGgccccaaagaagagaaaaaagaaagatcctaATGAACCTCAGAAGCCAGTTTCAGCATATGCTTTATTCTTTCGTGATACACAGGCTGCCATTAAGGGACAGAATCCCAATGCCACTTTTGGGGAGGTTTCAAAAATTGTGGCCTCCATGTGGGATAGTCTTGGAGAGGAGCAaaaacag GTGTACAAGAGGAAAACTGAAGCTGCCAAGAAAGAGTATCTGAAGGCTCTGGCTGCATATAAAGACAATCAAGAGTGTCAG gccactgtggaaacagtagaATTGGATCCAGTGCCACCATCACAGACTCCTTCTCCACCTCCTATGGCTACTGTTGACCCAGCATCTCCAGCACCAGCCTCAACAGAACCCCCTGCCTTGTCCCCTTCCATTGTTGTTAACTCCACTCTTTCCTCCTATGTGGCAAACCAGGCATCttctggggctgggggtcagCCCAATATCACCAAGTTGATTATTACCAAACAGATGTTGCCCTCTTCTATTACTATGTCTCAAGGAGGGATGGTTACCGTTATCCCAGCCACAGTGGTGACCTCCCGGGGGATCCAACTAGGCCAAACCAGTACAGCCACTATCCAGCCCAGTCAACAAGCCCAAATTGTCACTCGCTCAGTGTTgcaggcagcagcagcagctgctgcTTCTATGCAACTGCCTCCACCCCGACTACAACCCCCTCCACTGCAACAGATGCCTCAGCCCCCCACTCAGCAGCAAGTGACCATTCTGCAGCAGCCTCCCCCACTGCAGGCCATGCAACAGCCTCCACCTCAGAAAGTTCGAATCAATTTACAGCAACAGCCACCACCTCTGCAGATCAAGATTGTGCCTCCACCCACTCTGAAAATGCAGACACCTTTAGTCCCACCAGCTGTGGAAAGTAGTCCTGAGCGGCCTGTGAACAACAGCCCCGAGGCCCACACAGTGGAGGAAACCTCTCCTGAGACAATCTGTGAGATGATCACAGATGTAGTTCCTGAG GTTGAGTCTCCTTCTCAAATGGATGTTGAACTGGTGAGTGGGTCTCCTGTGACACTCTCACCCCAGCCTCGATGTGTGAGATCCGGTTGTGAGAACCCTCCTGTTGTGAGTAAGGACTGGGACAATGAGTACTGCAGCAATGAATGTGTGGTGAAGCACTGCAG GGATGTCTTCTTGGCCTGGGTGGCCTCTAGAAATTCAAACACTGTGGTGTTTGTGAAGTAG